A genome region from Megalobrama amblycephala isolate DHTTF-2021 linkage group LG16, ASM1881202v1, whole genome shotgun sequence includes the following:
- the slc6a4a gene encoding solute carrier family 6 member 4a, with product MEMKQPMMMNQEDGGKQEKEQESQENGRLVADSVAEKGQKSCSGPGQVSNGYPSTSPQSPREGAGAGTDRGSTPGTFRTLVVQQTSLDPPRETWSKKMDFLLSVIGYAVDLGNVWRFPYICYQNGGGAFLLPYLLMAVFGGVPLFYMELALGQFHRSGCISIWKHICPIFKGIGFAICIIALYIAFYYNTIMAWALYYLLSSFRPTLPWTTCNNRWNTPNCTRYLSTDLNVSWTENSISPAEEFYIRQVLQVHLSPGLHQLGWVSWQLALCLLFIFTVVYFSIWKGVKTSGKVVWVTATFPYLVLVILLIRGATLPGAWRGVIFYLKPDWNKLLTTSVWLDAAAQIFFSLGPGFGVLLAFASYNPFHNNCYKDALITSSVNCLTSFLSGFVIFTVLGYMAEMRHQGVETVAKDAGPSLLFIIYAEAIANMPAATFFAIIFFLMIIMLGLDSTFAGLEGVITAMLDEFPHLLAKRREWFVLGLVCVCYLGALSTLTYGGAFVVKLFEEYATGPAVITVVFLEVIAVSWFYGTTRFCNDVQLMLGFSPGIFWRVCWIAICPCFLLFIIGSFLAFPPEVKLFDYKYPFWTTVLGYCIGVSSFICVPSYMVYYLVTTKGTFKQRLLKSITPVASGSSGPQRDTIVITNAV from the exons ATGGAGATGAAACAACCAATGATGATGAATCAAGAGGACGGGGGAAAGCAGGAGAAAGAACAGGAGTCGCAAGAGAACGGCAGACTGGTTGCGGACAGCGTTGCGGAGAAGGGTCAGAAGTCCTGCTCCGGGCCTGGGCAGGTCTCCAACGGTTATCCCAGCACATCCCCACAAAGTCCCAGGGAAGGTGCAGGCGCTGGAACGGACAGGGGCAGCACCCCTGGAACATTCAGGACTCTGGTGGTCCAGCAGACCAGTCTGGATCCACCTAGGGAGACCTGGAGCAAAAAGATGGACTTCCTGCTGTCGGTAATCGGGTATGCAGTGGACCTGGGCAACGTGTGGCGCTTTCCCTACATCTGCTACCAAAACGGAGGGG GTGCCTTTCTCCTGCCGTACCTGCTGATGGCTGTGTTTGGTGGTGTGCCTCTGTTCTACATGGAACTGGCTTTGGGCCAGTTTCACCGCAGTGGGTGTATCTCCATCTGGAAACACATTTGCCCCATCTTCAAGG GTATAGGCTTTGCCATCTGCATCATTGCACTCTACATTGCCTTCTACTACAATACCATAATGGCCTGGGCTCTCTACTACCTCCTGTCTTCCTTTCGCCCTACACTGCCCTGGACCACCTGCAACAACCGGTGGAACACTCCCAACTGCACCCGCTACCTGTCCACCGACTTGAATGTCTCCTGGACCGAAAACTCCATCTCTCCCGCTGAGGAGTTCTATAT ACGGCAGGTGTTGCAGGTTCATCTGTCCCCTGGTCTTCATCAACTGGGCTGGGTGAGCTGGCAGCTAGCcctctgtctgttgttcatctTCACTGTTGTCTACTTCAGCATCTGGAAGGGGGTCAAGACATCTGGCAAG GTAGTGTGGGTGACGGCTACTTTTCCATACCTGGTGTTGGTGATCCTGTTGATAAGAGGGGCCACCCTGCCGGGAGCATGGAGAGGAGTGATCTTCTACTTGAAACCTGATTGGAACAAACTTCTAACCACTTCA GTTTGGCTTGATGCAGCTGCACAGATCTTCTTCTCTCTGGGCCCAGGCTTTGGTGTTCTCCTGGCCTTTGCCAGCTACAATCCCTTTCATAACAACTGCTACAA AGATGCATTGATCACAAGCTCAGTGAACTGTTTGACCAGTTTCCTGTCAGGCTTTGTGATCTTCACAGTGCTAGGATACATGGCAGAGATGCGCCATCAAGGTGTGGAGACTGTAGCTAAGGATGCTG GTCCCAGTCTGCTCTTCATTATCTATGCTGAGGCTATTGCAAATATGCCGGCTGCTACGTTCTTCGCCATCATATTCTTCCTCATGATAATTATGCTGGGGCTGGATAGCACG TTTGCAGGTCTGGAAGGTGTAATTACAGCCATGTTGGACGAGTTCCCCCACCTGTTGGCCAAAAGAAGAGAATGGTTTGTGCTCGGCCTGGTGTGTGTCTGTTATTTGGGCGCTCTTTCCACTCTCACCTAC GGTGGTGCGTTTGTTGTTAAACTATTTGAGGAGTATGCCACAGGCCCTGCTGTTATCACCGTAGTCTTCCTTGAAGTCATTGCTGTTTCCTGGTTCTATG GGACGACACGCTTCTGCAACGACGTGCAGCTGATGCTTGGCTTTTCCCCTGGTATTTTCTGGAGGGTCTGCTGGATAGCCATCTGTCCCTGCTTCCTACTG TTCATTATTGGGAGTTTCCTGGCATTCCCTCCTGAGGTGAAGCTGTTTGACTACAAGTACCCTTTTTGGACCACAGTGCTCGGCTACTGCATTGGAGTATCTTCCTTTATCTGTGTGCCTTCCTATATGGTCTACTATCTGGTCACCACCAAAGGAACCTTCAAACAG CGTCTGCTAAAAAGCATTACCCCTGTGGCTTCGGGGTCCAGCGGCCCTCAGAGAGACACAATTGTCATCACCAATGCCGTGTGA